Proteins encoded in a region of the Candidatus Saccharimonadia bacterium genome:
- a CDS encoding HD domain-containing protein, which produces MKQFGLNLDDMIQFSQLMLRLQAVVRAIHVPGRDIKENDVEHSYHLAMMGWYLNISGRLGYNTDSLVRYALIHDLAEAYAGDVSALDAAGRVGKREREAAALERIDAEFPLAEEIIAAVHRYETLADDEARFIYALDKLMPMVMVYLADGRTWREEHQGFSVMHECQAPKIAVSEPVSQLYEQLRLMLVHRPQLFGAAA; this is translated from the coding sequence ATGAAGCAATTCGGCCTCAATCTCGATGATATGATCCAGTTCTCTCAGCTCATGCTGCGGCTGCAGGCTGTCGTGCGGGCCATCCATGTGCCCGGCCGCGACATTAAGGAAAATGACGTCGAGCATAGCTATCATTTGGCGATGATGGGCTGGTATCTCAATATCTCCGGCCGGCTTGGCTACAACACCGACAGCCTGGTGCGCTATGCGCTCATTCACGACCTGGCCGAAGCCTACGCCGGCGACGTCAGTGCCCTCGATGCCGCCGGACGCGTGGGCAAACGGGAGCGCGAAGCCGCCGCCCTCGAGCGGATCGACGCGGAATTTCCGCTCGCCGAAGAGATTATTGCCGCCGTCCACCGCTACGAAACCCTGGCCGACGACGAGGCCAGGTTCATCTACGCCCTCGATAAGCTCATGCCCATGGTCATGGTGTATCTGGCCGACGGCCGTACCTGGCGCGAGGAACACCAGGGTTTCAGCGTGATGCACGAGTGCCAGGCACCCAAAATCGCCGTATCTGAGCCGGTCAGCCAGCTCTATGAGCAGCTGCGCCTGATGCTCGTGCATCGCCCTCAGCTCTTCGGCGCGGCCGCTTAG
- a CDS encoding peptide ABC transporter substrate-binding protein — MFSYVRFRYRRALRRLRRTVRTSHKLTAAYIERHLWGKWHQLRVVRRFLLLWWLVAAIGLVGLLQQLGAIAQIAQIAVSLPGGTYSEAAVGTVQTLNPVLPESTTTGDINRLIFSGLTRYNSRRQLIPDLATAWEVSSDGKSYTFHLRHGVKWHDGVPFTSADVAFTLAAIQNPDSRSPLASSWDGVKVDVKDDFTVTFTLPQALNSFLDSTTVGIVPRHLLESVEPSLLREAAFNQNPVGTGPFKIKTFAPSAKIIELAANPKYYLGKPKIDEFQFKLYDTPAKTLQAYAQRQVTSPGRIYPELAAEAGRQTGLSEYNLTLPDAQTLFFATADPILGDKDLRQILSRSIDRELVLDAATGAQGTIVTQPLLPGQLGYTNKYAPATLSPAAARQALDAAGWTQTGGSRATRQKTGTKLSLKLVTLSGGELEQAAREIKRQWAELGIELQVVAASREQLQQTYMRPRNFQLLLYGMNLGSDPDVYSFWHSSQAKDPGINLSAYTSADADRALEAGRIKSDPQVRQGKYDAFLKAWNTDVPAVVLYESGYTYATSNTVAGLTAHRLVVPADRFYGVERWTVRQRFTPAR, encoded by the coding sequence ATGTTTAGTTATGTACGGTTCCGGTATCGGCGGGCCCTGCGCCGCTTGCGCCGAACAGTCCGCACCAGCCACAAACTGACCGCGGCCTACATCGAGCGCCACCTCTGGGGTAAATGGCATCAGCTGCGCGTAGTGCGCCGATTTTTGCTGCTGTGGTGGCTGGTGGCGGCCATCGGTCTGGTAGGTTTGCTCCAACAATTGGGCGCCATCGCTCAGATCGCTCAGATCGCGGTGTCGCTACCAGGAGGAACCTACAGCGAAGCCGCCGTGGGCACGGTTCAGACCCTCAACCCCGTGTTGCCCGAATCCACTACCACCGGCGACATCAACCGCCTCATATTTAGCGGTCTCACGCGCTACAACTCCCGGCGGCAGCTCATTCCCGATCTCGCCACCGCCTGGGAGGTCTCCAGCGACGGCAAGAGCTACACCTTTCACCTCCGCCACGGTGTCAAATGGCACGACGGCGTGCCCTTCACCTCGGCTGACGTCGCCTTTACGCTCGCAGCCATCCAAAATCCCGACTCGCGCTCGCCGCTGGCTTCATCGTGGGACGGCGTGAAGGTAGACGTCAAAGACGACTTTACCGTCACCTTTACCCTTCCCCAAGCCCTAAATTCGTTTCTCGACTCCACCACCGTTGGTATTGTGCCTCGTCATTTGCTCGAGTCTGTAGAGCCCTCGCTGCTGCGCGAGGCCGCCTTCAACCAGAATCCTGTGGGCACCGGCCCCTTCAAAATCAAAACTTTTGCCCCCTCGGCCAAAATCATCGAGCTCGCCGCCAATCCCAAATATTACTTGGGAAAGCCCAAAATAGACGAATTCCAATTTAAACTATATGACACTCCCGCCAAAACGCTCCAGGCGTATGCCCAGCGCCAGGTGACCTCGCCGGGCCGGATTTACCCCGAGCTGGCCGCCGAGGCTGGCCGCCAAACTGGTCTATCCGAGTACAACCTGACGTTACCCGACGCCCAGACTCTCTTTTTTGCTACCGCCGACCCCATTTTGGGCGACAAAGATCTGCGGCAAATCCTTTCCCGCTCCATCGACCGCGAGCTTGTGCTCGATGCCGCTACCGGCGCCCAGGGCACCATCGTGACCCAGCCGCTGCTGCCCGGCCAGCTGGGCTACACCAACAAATACGCGCCGGCCACACTCAGCCCCGCCGCCGCCCGCCAAGCGCTCGATGCCGCCGGCTGGACCCAAACCGGCGGTTCGCGCGCGACTCGCCAAAAAACCGGCACCAAACTCAGCCTCAAACTCGTCACCCTTAGCGGCGGCGAGCTGGAGCAGGCCGCCCGCGAGATCAAACGGCAGTGGGCTGAGCTAGGCATTGAACTCCAGGTGGTGGCTGCCAGCCGCGAGCAGCTTCAGCAAACCTACATGCGCCCGCGCAACTTCCAGCTGCTGCTCTACGGCATGAACCTCGGCTCCGACCCCGATGTCTACTCATTTTGGCACTCCAGTCAGGCCAAAGACCCCGGCATCAACCTCTCGGCCTACACCTCGGCCGACGCCGATCGCGCGCTCGAGGCCGGCCGCATCAAGAGCGACCCCCAAGTGCGCCAGGGCAAATACGATGCCTTCCTTAAGGCCTGGAATACCGACGTCCCCGCCGTCGTGCTCTACGAATCCGGCTACACCTATGCTACCAGCAATACGGTCGCTGGCCTCACCGCCCACCGACTCGTCGTCCCAGCCGACCGCTTTTACGGCGTCGAGCGTTGGACCGTCCGCCAACGCTTCACCCCGGCGCGCTAA
- a CDS encoding phage holin family protein, whose product MLRKFALRVLVNFLGLWAAAELMSGSIDYNDKLRVLVVAALIFSIVNAVLRPLVVILSLPAIVLTLGLFTLVVNAFMLYLVTKIYPAFHLRSFWTAVVATVIIWIVNYLLTELLEPKHAQPV is encoded by the coding sequence ATGCTACGTAAATTCGCCTTGCGCGTGCTCGTAAACTTCCTGGGCCTATGGGCCGCCGCCGAACTCATGAGCGGCAGCATCGACTACAACGACAAACTCCGCGTTCTCGTGGTAGCAGCGCTCATTTTCTCGATCGTCAACGCCGTTCTCCGGCCCTTGGTTGTCATTTTGTCACTTCCCGCTATTGTGCTCACGCTCGGCCTCTTTACCCTGGTCGTCAATGCCTTCATGCTGTACCTCGTCACCAAGATTTATCCCGCCTTCCATCTGCGGTCGTTCTGGACGGCGGTGGTCGCCACTGTTATTATCTGGATCGTGAACTATCTCTTAACCGAATTGCTGGAACCCAAGCATGCGCAACCTGTTTAA
- a CDS encoding putative glycolipid-binding domain-containing protein, whose amino-acid sequence MARIQDMVWQSLAWPSTVVHRQVVTAQAIEEHGIAAGKTDQGAVFAYEYKLLLTPAWEIKSANITSLLDERTIALHHDAGTWRDAAGKTLHEFDGIPYIDLSFSPFTNTLPIKRAPFVDDEELTIDTLYFDENSFSLTKVQQRYRRLGPKKYRYQDVETPDFTANIDVDDDGLVTDYQHLFARMR is encoded by the coding sequence ATGGCACGCATCCAAGACATGGTTTGGCAGTCGCTCGCCTGGCCCAGCACCGTGGTGCACCGGCAGGTCGTCACCGCTCAGGCGATCGAGGAACACGGCATTGCCGCCGGCAAGACCGATCAGGGCGCCGTGTTCGCATACGAGTATAAATTGCTGCTCACGCCCGCGTGGGAGATCAAGAGCGCCAATATCACGTCGCTTTTGGATGAACGAACCATAGCCCTGCATCACGACGCCGGCACCTGGCGTGACGCCGCGGGCAAAACGCTTCATGAATTCGACGGCATACCCTACATCGATCTCTCTTTTTCGCCCTTCACCAACACGCTGCCCATCAAGCGCGCCCCATTTGTGGACGACGAAGAACTCACCATCGACACGCTCTACTTCGACGAAAACAGCTTCTCGCTCACAAAAGTGCAGCAGCGCTACCGCCGGCTCGGCCCCAAAAAATATCGCTACCAAGACGTCGAAACGCCCGATTTCACCGCCAATATCGATGTAGACGACGACGGACTCGTCACCGATTACCAACACCTCTTCGCCCGAATGCGCTAA
- the secG gene encoding preprotein translocase subunit SecG, whose product MRNLFNAITIISAIFLTLFILIQSRGQSLGATFGGDTNFYRSRRGAEAVVFNATIVFGVVFVLSVVLSILLKK is encoded by the coding sequence ATGCGCAACCTGTTTAATGCCATCACCATCATTTCCGCCATCTTCCTCACGCTGTTCATTCTCATTCAGTCCCGTGGCCAGAGCCTAGGGGCTACCTTTGGCGGTGACACCAATTTCTATCGTTCCCGCCGGGGCGCCGAGGCGGTGGTCTTTAACGCCACCATCGTATTCGGCGTGGTATTTGTGCTGTCGGTGGTTCTGAGCATTCTCCTCAAAAAGTAA